The following proteins come from a genomic window of Rhizobium sp. 007:
- a CDS encoding glycosyltransferase translates to MAKADVMHIITNFTAHAGAETMLARLLHASVDQRIVVVSLMGISERNLKISSNPRVEYVSLEATKLTSLAHASLKLAKLIRQERPPVILCWMYHAMIVGTVAALLAHRSTAVIWNVRQSLDDWTSLTRSLRAAVTVAKWLSWHPEGFVFNSARALKMHAAAGYRTHNAVVIPNGFELPQSVTPQPRSAKRIGIAARFHPQKDYPTFFRAAARLLQTHQGLTFVAAGSGLSWSNPAVSRMILSAGLARENVQLLDEVDDMAAFYRSIDILALSSRTEGFPNVLAEAMSYALPVVTTDVGDAASIIGDGGLAVPSQDPEALAAALRTLLDGGTARYAEYAAAARRRIEEEYELGKIVRQYDHFLNQCKAAVERENNIAV, encoded by the coding sequence ATGGCCAAGGCAGATGTCATGCATATCATTACCAATTTCACAGCGCATGCCGGCGCTGAGACAATGCTGGCACGGCTGCTGCATGCCTCAGTCGACCAGCGTATAGTGGTCGTTTCGCTCATGGGGATTTCGGAGCGAAATCTTAAAATTTCGAGCAATCCCCGTGTCGAGTATGTATCGCTCGAAGCTACAAAATTGACGTCTCTCGCACACGCCTCGCTGAAACTTGCAAAACTAATCAGACAGGAGAGGCCACCCGTCATATTGTGCTGGATGTATCATGCGATGATTGTCGGCACGGTCGCTGCCTTGCTGGCACATCGGAGCACTGCAGTGATCTGGAACGTGCGTCAGTCGTTGGATGATTGGACGTCTTTGACCCGGAGTTTACGCGCCGCAGTGACTGTGGCAAAGTGGCTATCCTGGCATCCGGAGGGTTTCGTCTTCAATTCAGCGAGGGCGCTCAAAATGCATGCGGCGGCTGGTTATCGAACGCACAATGCCGTGGTCATACCGAACGGCTTTGAGCTGCCGCAATCCGTGACCCCTCAGCCTCGATCGGCCAAGCGGATCGGCATTGCAGCGCGCTTCCATCCACAGAAGGATTATCCGACATTCTTCAGGGCCGCGGCTCGCCTTCTTCAAACGCATCAGGGGCTGACATTCGTGGCTGCGGGAAGTGGCTTGTCCTGGAGCAATCCAGCCGTCTCACGGATGATCTTGTCCGCAGGTTTAGCGCGAGAAAATGTCCAGCTCTTGGACGAAGTCGATGACATGGCTGCTTTCTATCGATCGATCGACATTCTCGCCCTCTCTTCGAGAACAGAAGGCTTTCCGAACGTCCTGGCGGAGGCGATGAGCTATGCGCTACCTGTTGTAACGACTGACGTTGGTGACGCTGCAAGTATCATCGGCGACGGCGGCCTAGCAGTCCCCTCCCAAGATCCGGAGGCGCTGGCGGCGGCGCTACGAACTCTTCTTGACGGTGGAACCGCTCGATATGCTGAATATGCGGCGGCGGCACGACGGCGTATCGAAGAAGAGTACGAGCTGGGCAAAATAGTACGGCAATACGATCATTTTTTGAACCAATGCAA
- a CDS encoding methionyl-tRNA formyltransferase: protein MRIVLVGAVEGSEVALAALVSSERPPALVVTLPPTAADRHSDFADLSSMGRESGISFFHTTNVNSTETLAKIASIGPDLTLVVGWSQICGRPFRELASIGTIGFHPAALPRLRGRGVIPWTILRSEQTTGSTLFWLDDGVDSGPILLQRVFDVADNETARSLYEKHLLNIREMVPQAVRMVESGNAPRIPQDDEKASYCARRRPEDGLIDWRLPAADITRFIRAIGDPYPGAFTHSGSERIYIDAADLFPNPDRYIGLPGQIQTVSATGFLVMCGDGNCVDVSAWRPEASRLRMHSHLRSGSSLQA, encoded by the coding sequence ATGCGGATCGTTCTCGTCGGAGCAGTGGAAGGTTCAGAAGTCGCCCTTGCAGCGCTCGTATCCTCTGAGCGACCGCCAGCGCTTGTCGTAACCCTGCCGCCAACCGCTGCTGATCGTCACTCGGATTTTGCCGATCTCAGTTCAATGGGCCGCGAGAGCGGCATTTCCTTTTTTCATACGACGAATGTGAACTCTACCGAGACCCTGGCGAAGATTGCCAGTATCGGTCCGGATTTGACCCTTGTCGTCGGATGGTCCCAAATATGCGGACGTCCATTCCGCGAGCTTGCAAGCATCGGTACGATTGGCTTTCATCCCGCCGCCCTTCCACGACTAAGGGGACGGGGCGTAATACCTTGGACCATTCTTCGCTCCGAACAGACGACGGGATCGACACTTTTCTGGCTTGATGACGGCGTGGATTCCGGACCGATCCTGCTTCAGCGCGTCTTTGACGTAGCCGATAATGAGACGGCCCGCAGTCTATACGAAAAGCACCTGCTGAATATTCGAGAAATGGTCCCCCAGGCCGTCAGGATGGTCGAGTCCGGCAACGCGCCCAGGATCCCCCAGGATGATGAGAAGGCCTCCTATTGCGCGAGGCGCCGGCCTGAAGACGGCTTGATTGACTGGCGCCTGCCGGCCGCTGACATCACGCGCTTCATACGCGCGATCGGAGACCCCTACCCCGGCGCTTTTACCCATTCTGGAAGCGAGAGGATATATATCGATGCAGCCGATCTATTCCCCAACCCGGATCGCTACATAGGCCTTCCGGGACAAATTCAAACGGTCAGCGCCACCGGTTTTCTCGTTATGTGTGGCGACGGCAATTGTGTTGATGTCAGCGCTTGGCGCCCTGAAGCATCGCGGCTGCGGATGCATAGCCACTTGCGGTCCGGGTCCTCGCTCCAGGCTTGA
- a CDS encoding ATP-grasp domain-containing protein — protein MTSAAIKILVSSAGRRVALIDCFRRAAKELGISLTVVACDLDPGMSPACRSADASYAVPACDDPGFVSALQGIASREKIDLIVPTIDPELPALAEAMDDFAALGCRVHVSQPAVVDIVRDKLETMTVLAAAGVPVPRTIALEEFASTSEWSWPVFVKPRSGSASRAISVAGSRDELPAKVSEPMIVQENLTGAEYTVNGFVDVRGRLQTAITHRRVRVRAGEVEKGITERQPRHSRIAHDIVAALPGLRGAFCFQIMDDGAAGPKVIEINARFGGGYPLADHAGAHFAKWLLEEVSGLPASCHDNWHSGVLMLRYDEAIFVDGEDE, from the coding sequence ATGACGTCAGCAGCGATCAAGATCCTAGTTTCATCCGCCGGTCGACGGGTCGCTCTCATCGACTGCTTTCGCAGGGCGGCGAAAGAGTTAGGCATATCCTTGACGGTGGTCGCATGTGATCTCGATCCAGGAATGAGCCCTGCCTGCCGATCCGCCGATGCGAGCTATGCTGTTCCAGCCTGTGACGATCCGGGCTTCGTTTCAGCACTGCAAGGAATTGCATCGCGTGAAAAAATCGATCTGATCGTTCCAACGATCGATCCCGAACTCCCGGCTCTCGCAGAGGCGATGGACGATTTTGCGGCTCTTGGCTGTCGCGTTCATGTCAGCCAACCGGCGGTGGTCGACATCGTTCGCGACAAGCTTGAAACGATGACTGTGCTTGCGGCCGCGGGAGTCCCCGTCCCGCGCACCATCGCACTTGAGGAGTTCGCCTCGACCAGCGAATGGTCTTGGCCGGTCTTTGTCAAGCCGCGGTCTGGAAGCGCCAGCCGCGCGATTAGCGTCGCCGGTTCGAGAGATGAGCTGCCCGCCAAGGTCAGCGAACCGATGATTGTGCAAGAAAATCTGACCGGCGCGGAATACACGGTCAACGGCTTCGTCGACGTGCGCGGTAGACTACAGACAGCCATTACACATCGTCGCGTTCGTGTCAGGGCCGGCGAGGTCGAAAAAGGCATCACCGAGCGCCAGCCGCGACATTCCCGCATCGCGCATGATATCGTCGCTGCACTGCCGGGCCTCAGGGGTGCATTCTGCTTTCAGATTATGGACGACGGCGCTGCCGGCCCCAAAGTGATCGAGATCAACGCACGGTTCGGAGGAGGCTATCCTCTGGCTGATCATGCGGGCGCGCATTTCGCAAAATGGCTGCTCGAGGAAGTCTCAGGCTTACCTGCAAGCTGTCATGACAACTGGCATTCGGGCGTGTTGATGCTGCGCTACGACGAAGCGATCTTCGTGGATGGTGAAGATGAGTGA
- a CDS encoding HAD family hydrolase translates to MSEPQGGVLVFDLDDTLYLESDFAKSGFEAASAWLDREMGVANFADHCHAIFATGRRSRVFDEALAAAGMAGDRTLTAKLIEVYRQHHPRIALAPDALEYLCNPARKARLALITDGYAATQMAKVKALGLEEILDHIIYTDVWGPKFWKPHPRAFEAIQEWSGVPCAELVYVADNPAKDFIAPRRLGWRTIQIARIGRIHMAYATEPDHRPDAVITSLFDLDACLATLRAAPQFTITTNPK, encoded by the coding sequence ATGAGTGAACCACAAGGTGGTGTTCTAGTCTTCGATCTGGATGACACACTCTATCTCGAAAGCGACTTTGCCAAAAGTGGATTCGAGGCCGCGTCTGCGTGGCTGGATCGAGAAATGGGTGTTGCGAATTTCGCTGATCATTGCCACGCAATCTTCGCAACCGGCCGACGCTCACGCGTGTTCGATGAAGCGCTCGCCGCTGCAGGCATGGCCGGCGACCGGACGTTGACTGCAAAGCTAATTGAAGTTTACCGGCAACATCATCCGCGCATAGCGTTGGCCCCTGATGCGTTGGAATATCTTTGCAATCCTGCCAGGAAGGCGCGCCTGGCCCTCATAACCGACGGCTACGCAGCAACACAAATGGCAAAGGTCAAGGCGCTGGGTCTTGAGGAGATTCTAGACCACATCATTTATACAGATGTCTGGGGCCCCAAGTTCTGGAAACCGCATCCGCGGGCGTTCGAGGCTATCCAAGAATGGTCAGGCGTGCCGTGCGCGGAGCTGGTTTACGTAGCTGACAATCCCGCCAAGGATTTTATCGCTCCGCGGCGTCTGGGATGGAGGACGATCCAGATTGCCCGGATCGGCCGCATCCACATGGCATACGCCACCGAGCCTGACCATAGACCCGATGCGGTGATAACTAGTCTTTTTGATCTCGACGCGTGCCTCGCGACGCTTCGCGCTGCGCCACAATTTACAATCACGACCAATCCTAAGTGA
- a CDS encoding O-antigen ligase family protein produces MSLNDVTSADKIDERARGHGQPAVATFSQSLELYAFFAAIFLCSMNYFRSDYIYFTLADLSFLLCFSLAVANANIVVNVIGKLSTAAWCFGLALLLLGLTASSIVSPGPERGLVVVLQYFYAYFIVLLLFGGRSYDELLAAAKIYVSSIFIICIHGIFLIHVIGETNTQFVTGSGRFNGLMERENACAAVIALAIQVLLLLVSLRKLNRFLALCAFVVMTYGLLLTGSNTGLIGCGIGIAIFLLFNLTWRTVVPAAALCLCIPLVAITPLRDYLPDVFQKRVLTAVDTGDISQAGTFGRRFELIQEAAGQTGSTLLLGIGADQYRVSSAVQKPVHNIYLLLWTEGGFIAALGFAVMVISLLGPALAASRIKNGLPFAICIFATVAAFLAMGNAMTHMYGRFWPVPLLIPAVLGQAFVKRSQA; encoded by the coding sequence ATTTCTATGCTCGATGAATTATTTTAGAAGTGACTATATTTATTTCACGCTTGCAGATCTGTCTTTTCTTCTTTGCTTTTCTCTCGCTGTTGCGAACGCGAATATTGTCGTCAATGTCATTGGCAAGCTGAGCACGGCCGCCTGGTGTTTTGGGCTTGCCTTGCTGCTTTTGGGGTTGACTGCAAGCAGCATCGTAAGCCCTGGGCCGGAACGCGGACTCGTGGTCGTCCTGCAGTATTTCTACGCGTATTTTATTGTGCTGCTTTTGTTTGGGGGAAGGAGCTATGACGAGCTCTTAGCGGCGGCAAAGATTTATGTCTCTTCGATATTTATAATTTGTATACACGGTATCTTTCTCATTCATGTTATTGGAGAGACAAATACGCAGTTCGTCACCGGGAGCGGACGCTTTAACGGATTGATGGAAAGAGAAAATGCGTGCGCCGCCGTTATTGCGCTCGCAATTCAGGTCCTGCTTCTGCTCGTTTCCTTAAGAAAATTAAACAGGTTTCTCGCGCTTTGCGCGTTTGTAGTCATGACCTACGGTCTTCTTCTGACTGGCTCGAATACCGGGCTTATTGGCTGTGGGATCGGCATTGCAATCTTTCTCTTGTTCAATCTTACATGGAGAACGGTTGTGCCTGCCGCCGCTCTCTGCCTCTGCATTCCACTTGTCGCGATTACACCGTTGCGCGACTATCTGCCGGACGTTTTCCAAAAACGCGTCCTTACCGCTGTCGATACAGGAGACATCAGCCAGGCGGGAACGTTTGGTCGTCGCTTTGAGCTCATACAGGAGGCGGCCGGTCAAACGGGCTCCACGCTTTTGCTCGGGATTGGAGCGGATCAGTACAGAGTAAGCAGCGCCGTACAGAAGCCCGTGCACAATATTTACTTACTTCTTTGGACGGAGGGGGGCTTCATCGCGGCCCTTGGCTTTGCCGTCATGGTGATCAGCCTCTTGGGTCCGGCGCTTGCGGCTAGTCGCATCAAGAACGGCCTTCCGTTCGCCATCTGTATCTTTGCGACAGTTGCGGCGTTTTTGGCTATGGGCAACGCAATGACTCATATGTATGGACGTTTTTGGCCGGTTCCGCTGCTCATTCCTGCCGTTCTAGGGCAGGCCTTTGTGAAACGATCGCAAGCGTAG